AATATATTGATTCCGATCCGATTATTTTGTCCACCAGAGATTGATTTTAGATCTGTTTATTACCCTAGTTAGCAGTGAAACACATTTTCTATGTGCACGTTGTGGGGACATGATCGAATTCGACGTCGTTTCGAAGGCCACGTGTACCTGTAAAGTACTCCACCTCGTCCTCCAGCTGCAGAAAAAGCCTGTTTGCTTCTTCTTGGGAGAAAAGTAAGCCGTAATCACAGTCGAGCCCCAGCGCCTCAATCTTCTGCCAGGGGATGGGAGGTGGGaactcatcctcctcatctacAGCCTCACGCAACTCCCCTGTACACAGCAGTTCCAGATGCTGGTTCTCAGGTGTGTTGGGTTCCACACACACTGCTCCTTCTTTGCTCATCCTGGCCCCTGTATCATATATCAAAAGACATCATGATGGCAACGATACTGTTGTATCTTCATACAAACATCACAAGGTGTCCTACATGTGGATGTCTTTATCAAAGCAGCTCTATATGTGTCCCACTCTATAAAGCATATGACTGTTCctgctcttcttctctcttttattcATTCCAGCCATCACCACAAAGACTATCGCCATCTATTGGATATTTCTGCTCTACCCTTCACAATAgaccatagatagatagatagatagatagatagatagatcatgtTAAtagatgatgatagatagatagatagatagatagatagatagatagatagatagatagatagatagatagatcatgttaatagatagatagatagatagatagatagatagatagatagatagatagatagatcatgttaatagatagatagatagatagatagatagatagatagatagatagatagatagatagatagatagatcatgttaatagatagatagatagatagatagatagatagatagatagatagatagatagatagatagatcatgttaatagatagatagatagatagatagatagatagatagatagatagatagatagatagataccattaaataattatttccaaaCAATAATTATTTGAAACACTTTCACTACTCACACTTTTGGGgaaaataaagtattattattattattattattattattattatatagtaaaaACTTTCTCTTGTGTTTGTACAGGAAGGTGGGCGCTCGTGCTGCTCTCTTATTGGCTGACACAATTTTCAGGCGCGAGTTGAGAAAGTTGGGCAACACCAGagtctctcactcacacacacttacggACCGGTTGGTACACACTGATCGTGAAAGATGATCGGACAGAAGAGCATCAagtcttttttctctcctgcaGGGAAGAAGCGAGAACTCGATGAGCTGAAAGGCAGAGAACACGTGGCCCACGTGAGTCCACACGCCGGTATAGCGATATTAATACCAATCACATTGTTCTTACTCTTTAACAGACGCATCACACGTTTTTACACTTTAGATCCATAAAAAACGCATTTTCTCGAACTGTTcattaaatttattataaaaaaaaaaaccaaagcgCTGAAAATTTCCCGCGGAAGATGTGACCCGGATGTAGATGCGACCTCATACGTCAATAAAACCAAAAGTTCTTGATAGAAAAGAAATTGTGTAcaattttaaattcatttttcccccatacatataattaataattaaacgtATGAACTGCCAtttagtattatatatatagataaaaaaaattaatatgccTAAAGAAAGttataaacatttccttttttaaatctatgatattattttttatcaggttatttatttatttatttattggtttattcAGTATTTGGACCctaattatttatacttttgtctgtatattttatatctctTCATTTAtgctttataaaaatgaaagttATATACATGTAAATACATATATGCTCACAGTAATGTGCAAATGTTTGAAGCAGGTGTGaggaaaatgctgtaaagtacaaattcttttaaaaatagataaatatttgtaacaAAATGAagatattaaatgaattaagtAAAAAGCAAATCGAATCAATATTTAGTAATTATATTTCCTGAAAAACagcacattatttatatatatatatatatatatatatatatatatatatatatatataaaatatagtaaaataaaataaaaacaaaaacaattaactTCCGGTTCAGCGGTGCACGTGTGAGGGAGCGCGCGCTCGCGCGTGCGTTATAGCGCTGCGGGTCTCCGGAGATAAAGttgatgtagatgatgatgatgacgacgatgGTGGCGCTGTTGCGCGCGGAGCCGCGTTTCCTCCACCCGCCGTGTGTGATTGTTTTGTGGACGCGCTGGTGGAACTGCACTAAACACACAACCATCTCGTCCCAGGGGAAGAAGCTGAAAGTTGAAAGAGGTGACGACGAGCCGCTGAGTCCGGAGCAGCTCGAGCGGATCGCCCGAAACAAAGCGGCGGCTCTTGAGCGCCTGTCGTCCCGCCGCGGGCCTGCGGGTGTCGGGGAGAGCTGGAGCCGCGCTCTGGGTGCCGAGTTCAACAAGAACTACTTCACATCGGTGATCAGGGGTTTtcatgacttgtttttttttctcttactctTTTTTAACAACTCTTTCTTCTTTAACTGTATTTTTTCCACTTTAGTTACTGAACTTTGTGGATGATGAGAGGCAGAAACACACTGTGTATCCACCTCTGGAGCAGGTGTTCACCTGGACACAGATGTGCAAGATTGAAGATGTGAGTTTTCAAATGTAGGACACACTGATGATGGCCTGATGGATAAATCTGGGGACGAACAAATGTATTCGTCTggtcaataaaatgtaaacggCTGACACACAAACTAATAACATGGATACGATTCCACACCAATTTGGTGTAAGATCCCAAAATAGTAGAAAAGTCCAGGGTTGTGATTGCAGGATTTTCCCTGAGCAGGATCCCATTTCCAACTCTTCCAACACAACCGTGTCTCTCCTTCTCCACCATATTCTTTCTCTCCTGTTCCcctatttttcattattatgatGAGcttgaatttttctttctcgACCTTTAACCATATTTGAAATAACTTGTGTTCCTACATCAACACTATCTGGACAAAGTATTGGGGGACCTCACTTTTCAAGCCACGTGTTTctaccccaaactgttacctcaaattTGGAGCCGCAGATTCGTATGTAGCGGTTGACCGAGGTTGAATTTTACCGATAGATAATGTAGTACTGaactttagtaaaaaaaaaataaaaaatgctactgaatcatgaaaatgtgctaaacgAAATAAATATGACTGTTAAtaaatattcagaaaaaaaatcaaagacaaGCATTCAAACTGTAACAAAAAAgtaacatccaaaaaaaaaaagaaccttcAATTAAAGAGCACGTGCTGTCAGTGATTAACCTCTAGAGGTCGCCCTCGTATTGTATAATGCAACCCGGGAAAAACTATCAaaatggatttttgccgattgTTCAACCAATCGACTATCGGTGCAGATTAATCAGCAAAAATAACTCTGTCTACTTTTAATcgtgtaggatgtctttggatgtggtagcaggAAAAACtggaatgagtacaaatctccacaagctaCACAAcaaatgatgaaaaataaataaataccatacTGATCCACATTTCCTCTTGACACTTGAAACTCACCAGGTGCTGAAGTGGAATCTGATAAATGAGGccctttttcttaaattttttttttctacctcaTGATGTGTTACAAATGTCTTGAACCACAAGTTTCGAAACAAATGTTGAAACTGCAcattttctgcacattttaCTGTTGTGGAGTTCCTGTTGTTTCATATTATgtcgtgtgtatatatatatatatatatatatatatatatatatatatatatatatatatatatatatatatataagattataGGAGCAAAAGTTTGTAGGAACCTGATtctaagattggtatgtgcttctttattTAGTCCCATATGTGGGAGATCTGGCAACCCAGCAGTAAAGTGAGGGGaaataaaaatcacttttttttttttggcttggtTTTGCTAGGTGAAGGTGGTTGTTCTCGGTCAGGATCCATACCACGGTCCGAATCAGGCTCATGGCTTGTGTTTCAGCGTGCAGAGACCTGTCCCACCTCCACCAAGGCAAGTCTTGGGCCCGATTtcataattcagtatttatgtCACGTTTAAGGGCTGCCTGACTACATTCTTTTCTCATGTAAAACGATGTGGTTTATGAATAACGCAGTGTCCGATAGCGGCAGAGAGCAGAATTTGTgctttaagtagattttttatttttatttttgttcttcaggcttctcttctcttcactgGGAAATGAACAAATAACCTGTGTACATTGTGTGTATCTCCCTGTCTCTCCCTCATTTGTTCTTGGTTCTCGCTTTCCCATAGACTACGtccatgtggtttttttttttttgtttgtttgtttgtttttgctctatttgTACAAATACCTTTGGTTCATACAGCAAACAACCCTGATAATGTTGGGGTTCCTGCAGCAACAAACTCAACCTCTTCGTCCGTTCGTTAAAAAAACGCTTTCCTTCAACTTGGCTGTGTTTTTTTAGATCTACCCGGATGCATCTATCACTCTCTTTCAACGATCTCTCTCGCTTCCAAGATCTTTTATTTTTCGCACTCTAACTTGCACTGCTTTTCATGAACAAGCTTgtacactttctctctttctttcccttcctcccttccttcctctttGCCGTGCTCTCTCTccccttccttcctctctctctctccctacatCTCTcccttgttctctctctctctctctctctctctcttcctcttcctcttcctcttgctTA
This region of Silurus meridionalis isolate SWU-2019-XX chromosome 27, ASM1480568v1, whole genome shotgun sequence genomic DNA includes:
- the unga gene encoding uracil DNA glycosylase a isoform X1; this encodes MMMMTTMVALLRAEPRFLHPPCVIVLWTRWWNCTKHTTISSQGKKLKVERGDDEPLSPEQLERIARNKAAALERLSSRRGPAGVGESWSRALGAEFNKNYFTSLLNFVDDERQKHTVYPPLEQVFTWTQMCKIEDVKVVVLGQDPYHGPNQAHGLCFSVQRPVPPPPSLVNMYKELESDIKGFQHPGHGDLTGWAKQGVLLLNAVLTVRAHQANSHKDKGWETFTDAVVQWLSTNLDGLVFMLWGAYAQKKGAAIDRKRHHVLQAVHPSPLSAHRGFFGCKHFSKTNELLLKSGKKPIDWKAL
- the unga gene encoding uracil DNA glycosylase a isoform X2, giving the protein MIGQKSIKSFFSPAGKKRELDELKGREHVAHGKKLKVERGDDEPLSPEQLERIARNKAAALERLSSRRGPAGVGESWSRALGAEFNKNYFTSLLNFVDDERQKHTVYPPLEQVFTWTQMCKIEDVKVVVLGQDPYHGPNQAHGLCFSVQRPVPPPPSLVNMYKELESDIKGFQHPGHGDLTGWAKQGVLLLNAVLTVRAHQANSHKDKGWETFTDAVVQWLSTNLDGLVFMLWGAYAQKKGAAIDRKRHHVLQAVHPSPLSAHRGFFGCKHFSKTNELLLKSGKKPIDWKAL